In Arthrobacter sp. QXT-31, one genomic interval encodes:
- a CDS encoding NAD(P)/FAD-dependent oxidoreductase yields MQTLAIVGASLAGLSAARAARAQGFTGRLVIIGDEEHRPYDRPPLSKDFLLGSITAEDLSLETETDDLDAEWLLGVGAVSLDASSKIIGLSNGKVVQADGIVIATGARARQLPALAGLSNVFSLRTLADAQSLAPELVPGSKMAVIGAGFVGAEVASSAASRGMDVTLVDTKPVPFAAQLGMEMGSVVGGLHTTKGVRLISSAVIEDFYSGEGNVTGLRLADGTYIAADVVVVGIGAEPNVEWLAGSGVEVDGGVLCDAMGRTNVPGIVAVGDCAAWFDAAVDRHRRVEHWTGALERAALAVQALFDDDAPAQPLKPPYFWSDQHGVKIQFAGHSAGYDRLEVEAGDAAEHSLLAIYYREDVPVAVLGMNQPRLFTKWRRSLAPSAPRPAAAVVPSALAPAGEPALAGAAAGL; encoded by the coding sequence ATGCAGACGCTTGCGATCGTGGGAGCCTCCCTGGCCGGTCTTTCCGCCGCGCGGGCAGCCCGCGCCCAAGGCTTTACCGGACGGCTCGTCATCATCGGCGATGAAGAGCACCGTCCGTACGACAGGCCGCCGCTCTCCAAGGACTTCCTGCTCGGGTCCATCACGGCGGAGGACCTGTCCCTGGAGACCGAAACCGACGACCTCGATGCCGAGTGGCTGCTGGGCGTAGGAGCCGTGTCCCTGGACGCGTCGTCGAAGATCATTGGCCTGTCCAACGGCAAGGTGGTCCAGGCCGACGGCATCGTCATCGCCACCGGCGCACGCGCCCGTCAGCTGCCGGCCCTGGCCGGCCTGAGCAACGTCTTCTCATTGCGCACCCTCGCCGATGCGCAGAGCCTGGCGCCTGAACTGGTGCCGGGCAGCAAGATGGCCGTCATCGGTGCCGGCTTCGTTGGCGCCGAGGTTGCCTCTTCCGCAGCTTCCCGCGGGATGGACGTCACCCTGGTCGACACCAAGCCCGTGCCGTTCGCCGCCCAGCTGGGCATGGAAATGGGCTCTGTGGTGGGCGGACTGCACACCACCAAGGGTGTCCGGCTCATCTCGTCGGCAGTCATTGAAGACTTCTACTCGGGTGAAGGGAACGTGACCGGCCTCCGGCTGGCCGACGGCACCTACATCGCCGCCGACGTTGTGGTGGTGGGCATTGGCGCGGAGCCGAATGTTGAATGGCTCGCCGGTTCCGGCGTGGAGGTCGACGGCGGGGTGCTGTGCGATGCGATGGGACGCACCAATGTTCCGGGCATCGTAGCGGTCGGTGACTGCGCCGCCTGGTTCGACGCCGCTGTTGACAGGCACCGCCGGGTGGAGCACTGGACCGGCGCCCTGGAGCGGGCCGCACTTGCGGTGCAGGCCCTGTTCGACGACGACGCCCCGGCTCAGCCGCTGAAGCCGCCGTACTTCTGGTCGGACCAGCACGGCGTGAAGATCCAGTTCGCCGGCCACTCCGCCGGCTACGACCGCCTCGAGGTCGAGGCGGGCGATGCTGCCGAGCACAGCCTGCTGGCCATCTACTACCGCGAAGACGTTCCCGTCGCCGTTCTGGGCATGAACCAGCCGCGGCTGTTCACCAAGTGGCGCAGGAGCCTCGCGCCGTCGGCACCCAGGCCGGCAGCCGCCGTCGTGCCCTCAGCTTTGGCGCCGGCGGGCGAACCCGCCCTTGCCGGTGCCGCCGCGGGGCTTTAG
- a CDS encoding BCCT family transporter produces MALNSGTRSSGDARLPELDEHVQILQELRQSKTEQAVSARRNRHLTLDKVTFGITGVFAVAFVLWGFLGRDSLAATSQSVLGWVMEYTGWLFMVLASLFVVFVLWLALGKFGNIPLGKDGEKPEFRTVSWVAMMFAAGMGIGLMFYGVAEPLYHYIAPPPGTVDGRTPEAVQTAMATSIFHWTLHPWAMYAVVGIAMAYGTYRLGRKQLISAAFTSLFGIRMVEGPVGKFINILAIFATLFGTAASLGLGALQIGSGFTSNGWVGEIGTPVLVVIVAVLTSCFVASAVSGISRGIQWLSNINMVLAVVLAVVVFVAGPTLFILNLVPAALGDYARDLAVMSSRTEAVGDEALRSWLSGWTIFYWAWWVSWTPFVGMFIARISRGRTIRQFVTGVLLVPSIVSVIWFGIFGGTAFGIQQQADRTENPADGLVSMAGGSPSIDFDGALFDLVSNLSMPAWATTAVIVLAMVLVAIFFVTGADSASIIMASLSSNGSSEPRRGLVIFWGLLTGGVAAVMLLAGGDEPSEALSGLQRITIVAALPFVLVMLLLCLALARDLRRDPLALRSRLATSVVERAIRSGVQQHGGVHFDLVTKHECTPHCPDDAPCSGRATDAPATAPTAAQSATP; encoded by the coding sequence ATGGCCCTGAACAGCGGCACCCGGAGCAGCGGCGACGCGCGCCTGCCGGAACTGGACGAGCACGTCCAGATCCTTCAGGAACTCCGGCAGAGCAAAACCGAGCAGGCGGTGTCGGCGCGCCGTAACCGCCACCTCACCCTCGACAAGGTGACGTTCGGGATTACCGGGGTGTTCGCCGTCGCCTTTGTGCTCTGGGGTTTCCTGGGCCGGGACAGCCTTGCGGCCACGTCGCAAAGCGTCCTCGGCTGGGTGATGGAATACACCGGCTGGCTGTTCATGGTCCTGGCTTCGCTGTTCGTGGTCTTTGTCCTGTGGCTGGCCTTGGGCAAGTTCGGCAACATCCCGCTGGGCAAGGACGGTGAAAAGCCGGAGTTCCGCACCGTTTCCTGGGTGGCCATGATGTTCGCCGCCGGCATGGGCATCGGGCTGATGTTCTATGGCGTGGCAGAGCCGCTCTACCACTACATTGCGCCGCCGCCCGGGACTGTTGACGGGCGTACCCCGGAAGCGGTCCAGACCGCCATGGCCACATCCATCTTCCACTGGACGCTGCACCCCTGGGCCATGTACGCCGTGGTGGGAATCGCGATGGCCTACGGCACCTACCGGTTGGGCCGCAAGCAGCTGATTTCCGCGGCGTTCACTTCGCTCTTCGGCATTCGCATGGTCGAGGGGCCGGTGGGCAAGTTCATCAACATCCTGGCGATCTTCGCCACGCTGTTCGGCACGGCCGCGTCGCTGGGCCTGGGTGCGCTTCAGATCGGCAGCGGCTTCACCTCCAACGGCTGGGTCGGGGAAATCGGCACACCGGTGCTCGTGGTGATCGTGGCCGTACTCACGTCCTGCTTTGTGGCCTCCGCTGTCTCCGGCATCAGCCGGGGCATCCAGTGGCTGTCCAACATCAACATGGTCCTCGCGGTCGTCCTGGCCGTCGTCGTCTTCGTTGCCGGCCCCACACTGTTCATCCTCAACCTGGTTCCGGCCGCGCTGGGTGACTACGCCAGGGACCTGGCGGTCATGTCCTCCCGTACCGAAGCCGTGGGCGACGAGGCGCTGCGCAGCTGGCTGTCCGGCTGGACCATCTTCTACTGGGCCTGGTGGGTGTCCTGGACGCCGTTCGTAGGGATGTTCATCGCCCGGATCAGCCGGGGACGGACCATCCGGCAGTTCGTCACCGGCGTGCTGCTGGTTCCCAGCATCGTCAGTGTGATCTGGTTTGGGATCTTCGGCGGCACCGCCTTCGGAATCCAGCAGCAGGCCGACCGGACGGAGAACCCCGCCGACGGCCTGGTGTCCATGGCCGGCGGATCCCCGTCGATCGACTTTGACGGCGCCCTCTTCGACCTGGTCTCGAACCTGAGCATGCCGGCCTGGGCCACCACCGCCGTCATCGTCCTGGCCATGGTCCTGGTGGCCATCTTCTTCGTCACCGGAGCCGACTCGGCCTCCATCATCATGGCGTCGCTGAGCTCCAACGGATCCAGCGAACCCCGCCGCGGACTGGTCATCTTCTGGGGCCTGCTGACCGGCGGCGTGGCCGCGGTGATGCTGCTGGCCGGCGGAGATGAACCGTCCGAAGCACTATCGGGGCTGCAGCGCATCACCATCGTCGCCGCCCTGCCCTTTGTCCTGGTCATGCTGCTCCTGTGCCTTGCCCTGGCCCGGGACCTGCGGCGTGATCCGCTGGCCTTGCGAAGCAGGCTGGCCACAAGCGTCGTCGAACGGGCCATCCGTTCAGGCGTCCAGCAACACGGCGGTGTCCACTTCGACCTCGTCACCAAACACGAATGCACCCCGCATTGCCCAGATGACGCCCCCTGCAGTGGCCGGGCCACCGATGCCCCTGCCACCGCCCCAACCGCAGCCCAGTCTGCTACACCCTAG
- a CDS encoding bifunctional 3-phenylpropionate/cinnamic acid dioxygenase ferredoxin subunit has product MHKACPLSELAPGEALRLNTAPPIAVFHTEEGELFAIDDTCTHQDASLTDGWVEGCEVECPLHASKFNLRTGQVDAPPAKLPVRVHEVQVVDGDIMVIESEDEPNLPPGLTVNGHI; this is encoded by the coding sequence ATGCACAAGGCATGCCCGCTCAGCGAACTGGCACCAGGGGAAGCCCTGCGCCTGAACACCGCGCCGCCCATCGCCGTCTTCCACACCGAGGAGGGCGAGCTTTTCGCGATTGACGACACCTGCACCCACCAGGACGCGTCGCTGACCGACGGCTGGGTGGAAGGCTGCGAGGTCGAGTGCCCGCTGCACGCCTCCAAGTTCAATCTCCGGACCGGACAGGTTGACGCACCGCCGGCCAAACTCCCCGTCCGCGTGCACGAAGTCCAGGTTGTTGACGGCGACATCATGGTCATCGAGTCCGAGGACGAGCCCAACCTTCCCCCGGGCCTGACGGTTAACGGCCACATCTAA
- a CDS encoding aromatic ring-hydroxylating oxygenase subunit alpha, with protein MSVEVSTPSLIPTLGGHLYTDPAIFRAEQERIFEQMWFCAIRSSDLGKPGAWQTVQIGRESVLISRTRKGEIRAFYNVCRHRGVKLCMEEKGEAARNFQCPYHAWTYDFEGKLIAAPNLTKMPDIDRDEYGLSKVHIREYLGYVWVCLAEEPPSFEEEVMGAIEERLGNVHAIDGYDVANLSVGRRIRYDVKANWKLIIENFMECYHCATIHPELTEVLPEFADGLAAQYFVGHGAEFGEDIKGFTVDGSEGLDVIPGVAEDQDRRYYAITIKPTVFVNLVPDHVIIHRMFPMSADHTIVECDWLYLPSVVESGKDVSASVELFHRVNMQDFDACERCQPGMASKSYAKGGVLVPSEHHIGAFHDWVQEKVGDVPLSGEALLGLTPDTPPLEERAETMQQKETATPAS; from the coding sequence TTGTCTGTTGAGGTATCCACCCCGAGCCTGATCCCCACGCTGGGCGGCCACCTGTACACGGATCCGGCGATCTTCCGGGCCGAGCAGGAGCGTATTTTCGAGCAGATGTGGTTCTGCGCGATCCGGTCCTCGGACCTGGGGAAGCCCGGGGCATGGCAGACGGTGCAGATTGGCCGCGAAAGCGTGCTGATCTCGCGCACCCGCAAGGGCGAGATCCGCGCCTTCTACAACGTCTGCCGGCACCGCGGCGTGAAGCTGTGCATGGAGGAAAAGGGCGAAGCTGCCCGCAACTTCCAGTGCCCGTACCACGCCTGGACCTATGACTTCGAGGGCAAGCTCATCGCGGCCCCGAACCTGACCAAGATGCCGGACATCGACCGCGACGAGTACGGCCTGTCCAAGGTCCACATCCGCGAATACCTGGGCTACGTGTGGGTCTGCCTGGCCGAGGAGCCGCCGTCCTTCGAAGAGGAAGTCATGGGCGCAATCGAGGAGCGCCTCGGCAACGTCCACGCCATCGACGGCTACGATGTGGCCAACCTGTCCGTGGGCCGCCGCATCCGCTACGACGTGAAGGCCAACTGGAAGCTCATCATCGAGAACTTCATGGAGTGCTACCACTGCGCCACCATCCACCCGGAGCTGACCGAGGTCCTGCCCGAGTTCGCCGACGGCCTGGCCGCGCAGTACTTCGTGGGCCACGGCGCCGAGTTCGGTGAGGACATCAAGGGCTTCACCGTGGACGGCTCCGAGGGCCTGGACGTCATCCCGGGCGTGGCCGAGGACCAGGACCGCCGCTACTACGCGATCACGATCAAGCCGACCGTGTTCGTGAACCTGGTTCCGGACCACGTCATCATCCACCGCATGTTCCCGATGTCCGCAGACCACACCATCGTCGAATGCGACTGGCTGTACCTGCCCTCCGTGGTGGAGTCCGGCAAGGACGTCAGCGCCTCCGTTGAGCTGTTCCACCGCGTGAACATGCAAGACTTCGACGCCTGCGAGCGTTGCCAGCCGGGCATGGCCTCCAAGTCCTACGCCAAGGGCGGCGTGCTCGTCCCCAGCGAACACCACATCGGCGCTTTCCACGACTGGGTCCAGGAAAAGGTCGGCGACGTCCCGCTGTCCGGAGAAGCCCTGCTGGGCCTCACCCCGGACACCCCGCCGCTGGAAGAGCGTGCAGAAACCATGCAGCAGAAAGAGACCGCAACCCCGGCCTCCTAA
- the purU gene encoding formyltetrahydrofolate deformylase: MSTVLEGAPAVASTTAANSGTPAKARAAEFVLTLACPERPGIVRAITTFLADRGFDIVEHQQFDDHVSGNLYLRTAFTHSGIDGDQGPFARLGEPGQQTAESLTAEFAAIAGEFGMDFSIHDGRPQRLLVMVSKFGHCLNDLIFRWRAGSLGAEIAVVVSNHEDLRPMAEAAGLTFIHVPVTAATKPEAEARLLDLVAEYDADLVVLARYMQVLSDDLCKKLRGRAINIHHSFLPGFKGAKPYHQAYDRGVKMVGATAHYVTADLDEGPIIEQEVFRVDHALDPDALVTVGRDAETQALSRAVKWHCQHRVLLNNTRTVVFR; the protein is encoded by the coding sequence TTGTCCACAGTCCTTGAAGGCGCCCCCGCAGTCGCCTCCACCACCGCCGCCAACAGCGGCACTCCGGCAAAAGCCCGCGCTGCGGAATTTGTCCTCACCCTGGCCTGCCCGGAACGGCCGGGCATCGTCCGCGCCATCACCACCTTCCTGGCGGACCGTGGCTTCGACATCGTGGAGCACCAGCAGTTCGACGACCACGTCAGCGGCAACCTGTACCTGCGGACCGCCTTCACGCACAGCGGCATCGACGGCGACCAGGGTCCTTTCGCCAGGCTCGGTGAGCCCGGCCAGCAGACGGCCGAAAGCCTGACCGCAGAGTTCGCAGCCATCGCCGGCGAGTTCGGCATGGACTTCAGCATCCACGACGGACGCCCGCAGCGGCTGCTGGTCATGGTGTCGAAGTTCGGCCACTGCCTGAATGACCTCATCTTCCGGTGGCGGGCCGGCAGCCTGGGTGCGGAGATCGCCGTCGTGGTTTCCAACCATGAGGACCTGCGCCCCATGGCCGAAGCGGCCGGGCTGACCTTCATCCACGTGCCCGTAACGGCCGCCACCAAGCCCGAGGCCGAGGCCCGCCTGCTGGACCTCGTGGCCGAATACGACGCCGACCTCGTGGTGCTGGCCCGCTACATGCAGGTGCTGTCCGACGACCTGTGCAAGAAGCTGCGCGGACGGGCCATCAACATCCACCACTCGTTCCTGCCCGGCTTCAAGGGTGCGAAGCCGTACCACCAGGCCTACGACCGCGGCGTGAAGATGGTGGGCGCCACGGCCCACTACGTCACCGCCGACCTCGATGAAGGTCCCATCATCGAGCAGGAAGTCTTCCGCGTGGACCACGCCCTCGACCCGGACGCGCTGGTGACGGTGGGCCGGGACGCCGAGACCCAGGCGCTCTCCCGCGCGGTGAAGTGGCACTGCCAGCACCGCGTCCTGCTCAACAACACCCGCACCGTCGTCTTCCGTTAA